One Stenotrophomonas sp. SAU14A_NAIMI4_5 DNA segment encodes these proteins:
- the pgaA gene encoding poly-beta-1,6 N-acetyl-D-glucosamine export porin PgaA, whose product MIVHRPLALCVGLACAALAFGAHAASPPASASRADRMAEIGHYRDQARWVDALAAIERSQLQEPNDPLLYKLQVLTLGDIGNADRAWRLYQARPELFDADQKARLEANYIAKRVNWSLAYGQSEDGRLDEAEASLAEMEQYVQRDGTPLAQAPLRIRMDRLILLNRLSRHAQVRDEARALQQEGHALPDYVLPAVGDSMMATQHPDEAIPLLEAAVKNDPSRFQSRSELAYAYLETEQAEKAIGYLQTWQKDEPAWRWGGGKSPYANWARYEADLNLSMIRAYSGDLSTAQRELEALVDVGPGNGGLQTALGSVYQMRGWPRRALERHQMAYTLDPRDVSPRIGMYESYVQLQRDDLARPLHDDLLERYPNQPSVQRMDRDWRAHRGWQLQATVEGGRSSGGGGSSPLGNDDLHYGTEVASPILDDRWRLFAFADRRSVTFQDQKINPLWIGAGARYRFGRVDAEAAVVRPNDSIGDTGLRGGFGWQFNDQWHAGVTAARNDPEASMQARVSGITADSMAVAVDYTRNELTHWSLGGSQFRYDDGNRRDTLNTAIEQRLLTRPRVVIDGLGSLYTSRGSRDDVPYFNPSRDRSVEIGLRIDQQLWRHYERHFRHRLTVSLGDYWQEGFGSSLIPTVAYRHEWQFGQGRIFEYGVSWSRPVYDGQRERHIGFDAALRWGE is encoded by the coding sequence ATGATTGTCCATCGTCCGCTGGCGCTCTGCGTCGGCCTGGCCTGCGCCGCCTTGGCGTTCGGGGCCCATGCTGCTTCGCCGCCGGCCAGTGCCAGCCGCGCTGACCGGATGGCCGAGATCGGCCACTACCGCGACCAGGCCCGCTGGGTGGATGCGCTGGCCGCGATCGAGCGCTCGCAGCTGCAGGAGCCCAACGACCCGCTGCTGTACAAGCTGCAGGTCCTGACCCTGGGCGACATCGGCAATGCCGACCGCGCCTGGCGCCTGTACCAGGCGCGGCCTGAGCTGTTCGATGCCGACCAGAAGGCGCGCCTGGAAGCGAACTACATCGCCAAGCGGGTGAACTGGAGCCTGGCCTACGGCCAGAGCGAAGACGGCCGCCTGGACGAAGCCGAAGCATCCCTGGCGGAAATGGAGCAGTACGTGCAGCGCGACGGCACGCCGCTGGCGCAGGCGCCGCTGCGCATCCGCATGGACCGCCTGATCCTGCTCAACCGCCTGTCCCGCCATGCCCAGGTGCGCGATGAAGCGCGCGCCCTGCAGCAGGAGGGCCATGCCCTGCCCGATTACGTGCTGCCTGCGGTCGGCGATTCGATGATGGCCACCCAGCACCCGGACGAGGCCATTCCGCTGCTGGAAGCGGCAGTGAAGAACGATCCGTCGCGTTTCCAGTCGCGTTCCGAACTGGCCTACGCCTACCTCGAGACCGAGCAGGCCGAGAAGGCCATCGGCTACCTGCAGACGTGGCAGAAGGACGAGCCGGCATGGCGCTGGGGCGGCGGCAAGAGCCCGTACGCCAACTGGGCGCGCTATGAGGCCGACCTCAACCTTTCGATGATCCGCGCCTACAGCGGCGACCTGTCCACCGCGCAGCGCGAGCTGGAGGCCCTGGTAGATGTCGGGCCCGGCAATGGCGGGCTGCAGACCGCACTGGGCAGCGTGTACCAGATGCGCGGCTGGCCGCGGCGGGCACTCGAACGCCACCAGATGGCCTACACCCTCGACCCGCGCGATGTCTCGCCGCGGATCGGCATGTACGAATCCTACGTGCAGCTGCAGCGCGACGACCTCGCGCGGCCGCTGCATGACGATCTGCTCGAGCGCTACCCCAACCAGCCCTCGGTCCAGCGCATGGACCGTGACTGGCGTGCGCACCGCGGCTGGCAGCTGCAGGCTACCGTGGAAGGCGGCCGCAGTTCCGGCGGCGGCGGCAGCTCGCCGCTGGGCAACGACGACCTGCACTACGGCACCGAAGTGGCCTCGCCCATCCTCGATGACCGCTGGCGCCTGTTCGCCTTCGCCGACCGGCGCTCGGTGACGTTCCAGGACCAGAAGATCAATCCCCTGTGGATCGGCGCCGGTGCGCGCTACCGCTTCGGCCGCGTCGATGCCGAGGCCGCCGTGGTGCGGCCCAATGACAGCATCGGCGACACCGGCCTGCGCGGCGGCTTCGGCTGGCAGTTCAACGACCAGTGGCACGCCGGCGTGACCGCCGCCCGCAACGACCCGGAAGCCTCGATGCAGGCGCGCGTGTCGGGCATCACTGCCGACAGCATGGCAGTGGCCGTCGACTACACCCGCAACGAGCTCACCCACTGGAGCCTGGGCGGCAGCCAGTTCCGCTACGACGACGGCAACCGCCGCGACACCCTCAACACTGCGATCGAGCAGCGCCTGCTGACCCGCCCACGCGTGGTCATCGATGGCCTGGGCAGCCTCTACACCAGCCGCGGCTCGCGCGACGACGTGCCCTACTTCAATCCTTCGCGCGACCGCTCGGTGGAGATCGGCCTGCGCATCGACCAGCAGTTGTGGCGTCACTACGAGCGCCACTTCCGCCACCGCCTGACGGTGTCGCTGGGTGATTACTGGCAGGAAGGCTTCGGCAGCTCGCTCATTCCCACGGTGGCCTACCGCCATGAATGGCAGTTCGGCCAGGGCAGGATCTTCGAGTACGGCGTGAGCTGGTCGCGGCCGGTCTACGACGGCCAACGTGAACGTCACATCGGCTTCGATGCCGCGCTGCGCTGGGGAGAGTGA
- the pgaB gene encoding poly-beta-1,6-N-acetyl-D-glucosamine N-deacetylase PgaB, translating to MERMLRNLMTVLLLGLVLLALPAAAQERDLDSADNGLLVLSYHDIRDDVREKGDADAYAVSTQNFAAHLDWLSAHGYHPISLSQLIKASRGEAQLPPRPVLLTFDDGLRSVYSRVYPLLRAYNYPALVAVITDYVDMAPGRTIDYGYRPFGHDDFLTWDQLREMQSSGLIELASHTDNQHHGVQSNPQGNQTPAVITRTYDPQTQHYETAQQYEKRLRDDLALSVKRIQKELGVTPKAIVWPYAAYNKLSNDIAEQLGMPVSFDLEGRSTPVTSDLHGLARLLVTNNPNVSSLAFELRRNVSLDGTRALQIDMDAVYDPDPAQLARNLDKLIDRVKKVGPTHVYLQAFADPDGNNTADALYFPNRHMPMRADLFNRVAWQLKTRAGVKVYAWLPVLGYELPDAAQRTALSIASPERDGMYRLDFTKPQARQIIKDIYEDLAINSYFEGLLFHDDAYVRDTELAQLPQEGADGGRTQALIDFTLELRDTAQRWRPKLGTVRNLYAQPVLEPQSASWFAQRLDLFNQAYDRTALMAMPWMEGSKHPERWLDRLVTAVRAHDPDLKHTMFELQTVDWRTQTPISGQRLRAQVRRLQAQGVRHFAWYPDDFIADKPSTTDARAAMSARNFPYPEK from the coding sequence ATGGAACGGATGCTTCGAAACCTGATGACCGTGCTGCTGCTGGGACTGGTGCTGCTGGCCCTGCCGGCCGCTGCCCAGGAGCGCGACCTGGATTCGGCCGACAACGGCCTGCTGGTGCTGAGCTACCACGACATCCGCGACGATGTGCGTGAGAAGGGCGATGCCGATGCCTACGCGGTCAGCACGCAGAACTTCGCTGCGCACCTGGACTGGCTCAGCGCGCACGGCTACCACCCGATCTCGCTGTCGCAGCTGATCAAGGCCTCGCGCGGCGAAGCCCAGCTGCCGCCGCGGCCGGTGCTGCTCACCTTCGACGATGGCCTGCGCAGCGTCTACAGCCGCGTCTATCCGCTGCTGCGTGCCTACAACTACCCCGCGCTGGTGGCGGTGATCACCGACTACGTCGACATGGCCCCGGGCCGCACCATCGATTACGGCTACCGCCCGTTCGGCCACGATGATTTCCTGACCTGGGATCAGCTGCGGGAGATGCAGTCCAGCGGCCTGATCGAACTTGCCAGCCATACCGACAACCAGCACCACGGCGTGCAGTCCAACCCGCAGGGCAACCAGACCCCGGCGGTGATCACCCGCACCTACGATCCGCAGACCCAGCACTATGAGACCGCGCAGCAGTACGAAAAGCGCCTGCGCGACGATCTCGCGCTGAGCGTCAAGCGCATCCAGAAGGAGCTGGGCGTCACCCCGAAGGCGATCGTGTGGCCGTATGCGGCCTACAACAAGCTGAGCAACGACATCGCCGAACAACTGGGCATGCCGGTGTCGTTCGACCTGGAAGGCCGCAGCACGCCGGTCACGTCCGACCTGCACGGCCTGGCCCGCCTGCTGGTGACCAACAACCCGAACGTCAGCTCGCTGGCCTTCGAGCTGCGCCGCAATGTCAGCCTGGATGGCACGCGTGCGCTGCAGATCGACATGGATGCGGTCTACGACCCGGACCCGGCACAGCTGGCACGCAACCTCGACAAGCTGATCGACCGCGTCAAGAAGGTGGGCCCGACCCACGTCTACCTGCAGGCCTTCGCCGATCCCGACGGCAACAACACGGCCGACGCGCTGTACTTCCCCAACCGCCACATGCCGATGCGCGCGGACCTGTTCAACCGCGTGGCCTGGCAGCTGAAGACCCGTGCCGGGGTGAAGGTCTATGCCTGGCTGCCGGTGCTCGGCTATGAGCTGCCGGATGCAGCGCAGCGCACCGCGCTGAGCATCGCCAGCCCGGAACGCGACGGCATGTACCGGCTGGACTTCACCAAGCCGCAGGCGCGGCAGATCATCAAGGACATCTACGAAGACCTGGCGATCAATTCGTACTTCGAAGGCCTGCTGTTCCATGACGACGCCTATGTACGCGACACCGAGCTGGCACAGCTGCCGCAGGAAGGCGCCGATGGCGGCCGCACCCAGGCACTGATCGACTTCACCCTGGAGCTGCGCGACACCGCCCAGCGCTGGCGGCCGAAGCTGGGCACCGTGCGCAACCTGTACGCGCAGCCGGTGCTGGAACCGCAGAGCGCCAGCTGGTTCGCCCAGCGCCTGGACCTGTTCAACCAGGCCTATGACCGCACCGCGCTGATGGCGATGCCGTGGATGGAAGGCAGCAAGCACCCCGAGCGCTGGCTCGACCGCCTGGTCACGGCGGTACGCGCGCACGACCCCGACCTGAAGCACACGATGTTCGAGCTGCAGACCGTGGACTGGCGCACGCAGACGCCGATCAGCGGCCAGCGCCTGCGCGCGCAGGTCCGCCGGCTGCAGGCACAGGGCGTGCGCCATTTCGCGTGGTACCCGGACGATTTCATCGCCGACAAGCCGTCGACCACGGACGCGCGCGCCGCGATGTCCGCGCGCAACTTCCCGTACCCGGAGAAGTGA
- the pgaC gene encoding poly-beta-1,6-N-acetyl-D-glucosamine synthase → MDMSPWLYALFQFAFFYPMVMAFFWMSGGLYYFFRRERKSRPRNDPPPMDSYPFATLLIPCHNESDNLDDTIGAALAQRYPDFEVIAINDGSSDDTGARLDALAALHPRLRVVHLDRNLGKANALRMGALASRSEYLVCIDGDAMLEEFAMHWMVWHLTSGPRVGAVTGNPRIRNRSTLLGRLQVAEFSSIIGMIKRAQRVYGRIFTVSGVIAAFRRTALHRIGYWADDMVTEDIDISWRLQLDHWDIRYEPNALCFILMPETLKGLWRQRLRWAQGGVEVLLRHGSSLFSWRKRRMWGVLLEYILSVFWAYTMLLIVVLWALGKFMPLPAPLYIETLLPQWHGVILALVCLLQFASSLIIDRRYETHIGRNYFWVIWYPMAYWLISLFTTLVALPKTLFKRRGKRATWVSPDRGIR, encoded by the coding sequence ATGGACATGAGCCCCTGGCTGTATGCCCTGTTCCAGTTCGCCTTCTTCTACCCGATGGTGATGGCGTTCTTCTGGATGTCAGGCGGCCTGTACTACTTCTTCCGCCGCGAGCGGAAGTCGCGACCGCGCAACGATCCGCCGCCGATGGACAGCTACCCGTTCGCCACGCTGCTGATTCCCTGCCACAACGAATCGGACAACCTGGACGACACCATCGGCGCCGCGCTGGCGCAGCGCTATCCGGATTTCGAAGTGATCGCCATCAACGATGGCAGCAGCGACGATACCGGTGCCCGCCTGGACGCGCTGGCCGCCCTGCACCCGCGCCTGCGCGTGGTGCACCTGGACCGCAACCTGGGCAAGGCCAATGCGCTGCGCATGGGCGCCCTCGCCTCGCGCTCGGAGTACCTGGTGTGCATCGACGGCGACGCGATGCTGGAAGAGTTCGCCATGCACTGGATGGTCTGGCACCTGACCAGCGGCCCGCGCGTCGGCGCGGTGACCGGCAACCCGCGCATCCGCAACCGCTCCACCCTGCTCGGCCGCCTGCAGGTGGCCGAGTTCTCCTCGATCATCGGCATGATCAAGCGCGCGCAGCGCGTGTACGGGCGCATCTTCACCGTGTCCGGGGTGATCGCCGCGTTCCGCCGCACGGCCCTGCACCGCATCGGCTACTGGGCCGACGACATGGTGACCGAGGACATCGACATCAGCTGGCGCCTGCAGCTGGACCACTGGGACATCCGCTACGAACCCAACGCGCTGTGCTTCATCCTGATGCCGGAGACGCTGAAGGGACTGTGGCGGCAGCGCCTGCGCTGGGCCCAGGGCGGCGTGGAAGTGCTGCTGCGGCACGGCTCGTCGTTGTTCAGCTGGCGCAAGCGACGCATGTGGGGCGTGCTGCTGGAGTACATCCTCAGCGTGTTCTGGGCGTACACCATGCTGCTTATCGTGGTGCTGTGGGCGCTGGGCAAGTTCATGCCGCTGCCGGCCCCGCTGTACATCGAGACGCTGCTGCCGCAGTGGCACGGCGTGATCCTGGCCCTGGTCTGCCTGCTGCAGTTCGCCAGCAGCCTGATCATCGACCGTCGTTACGAAACCCACATTGGACGCAACTACTTCTGGGTCATCTGGTACCCGATGGCGTACTGGTTGATCAGCCTGTTCACCACCCTGGTGGCGCTGCCGAAGACGCTGTTCAAGCGCCGTGGCAAGCGTGCCACCTGGGTCAGCCCTGACCGGGGGATCCGATGA
- the pgaD gene encoding poly-beta-1,6-N-acetyl-D-glucosamine biosynthesis protein PgaD — protein MNAVRGTSEKKSSNRFDSRLIQKSRQQPRLQRTAWGFVTLAFWGFYFYLWAPLVTLVSWLLGGHLAYVQLYQHSQHVDPFVMIALPVILVCCSLLLIAWAEYNRYRFGGRERRAPREDSSREDIAHALGASDALAEQLMNAKAVTLHMDDNARPVGMTRQPLL, from the coding sequence ATGAACGCCGTACGTGGCACGAGCGAAAAAAAGTCGTCCAACCGCTTTGATTCGCGGTTGATCCAGAAGTCGCGCCAGCAGCCGCGCCTGCAGCGCACGGCCTGGGGCTTCGTGACCCTGGCATTCTGGGGTTTCTACTTCTACCTGTGGGCACCGCTGGTGACCCTGGTGTCCTGGCTGCTGGGCGGGCACCTGGCCTACGTGCAGCTGTACCAGCACAGCCAGCATGTGGATCCGTTCGTGATGATCGCGCTGCCGGTCATCCTGGTCTGCTGTTCGCTGCTGCTGATCGCCTGGGCGGAATACAACCGCTATCGGTTTGGCGGCAGGGAACGGCGCGCGCCGCGCGAGGATTCCAGCCGCGAGGACATCGCGCATGCGCTGGGTGCCAGCGATGCGCTGGCCGAGCAGCTGATGAATGCGAAGGCGGTGACGCTGCACATGGATGACAACGCGCGGCCGGTGGGGATGACGCGGCAGCCGCTGTTGTAA
- a CDS encoding glutamate-5-semialdehyde dehydrogenase produces MTGLQDTPMSEIEAQARACRDAAQVVAGLDSAARGKLLQAMAQALEMNAGLILAGNARDLAAAREKGVGSAMLDRLALDPARLFAMAEAVREVAALPDPVGQVTRDDVRPNGIRVQKVRVPLGVIAMIYEARPNVTAEAAALCLKAGNGVILRGGSEAIQSNTAIAQALAAAMQANGVPPAAVTVLTDLRREAMLELLQLHELIDLAIPRGGEGLIRFVAEHARVPVIKHYKGVCHLFVDASADLDKAVALLVDGKCSRPAACNSLETLLVHRDVAEAFLPRAAQALGERGVQLRADERAQPLLPGSTAATDEDYAAEFLDLVLAVRVVDDLDAAIAHIRTYTSDHTEVIATEDTANAERFVNALRSAVVMVNASSRFSDGGQLGLGSEIGISTTRLHAYGPMGLEALTVERFVVRGEGQTR; encoded by the coding sequence ATGACCGGACTGCAGGACACCCCCATGAGTGAGATCGAAGCGCAGGCACGTGCCTGCCGTGACGCGGCCCAGGTGGTCGCTGGCCTGGACAGCGCCGCACGCGGCAAGCTGCTGCAGGCCATGGCCCAGGCACTGGAAATGAACGCCGGGCTGATCCTGGCCGGCAATGCCCGTGACCTCGCCGCTGCACGCGAGAAGGGCGTCGGCAGTGCGATGCTCGACCGCCTGGCACTGGATCCGGCGCGCCTGTTCGCGATGGCCGAGGCCGTGCGCGAAGTAGCCGCGCTGCCGGACCCGGTGGGGCAGGTGACCCGCGACGACGTGCGCCCCAACGGCATCCGCGTGCAGAAGGTGCGCGTGCCGCTGGGCGTGATCGCGATGATCTACGAAGCGCGCCCGAACGTGACCGCCGAAGCCGCCGCGCTGTGCCTGAAGGCCGGCAACGGCGTGATCCTGCGCGGTGGCTCGGAGGCGATCCAATCCAACACCGCCATCGCGCAGGCACTGGCCGCGGCGATGCAGGCCAACGGCGTGCCGCCGGCCGCGGTGACCGTGCTGACCGACCTGCGTCGCGAGGCCATGCTGGAGCTGCTGCAGCTGCACGAACTGATCGACCTGGCCATTCCGCGTGGTGGCGAAGGGCTGATCCGTTTCGTGGCCGAGCACGCGCGCGTACCGGTCATCAAGCACTACAAGGGCGTCTGCCACCTGTTCGTCGATGCCAGCGCCGACCTGGACAAGGCCGTTGCCCTGCTGGTGGATGGCAAGTGCAGCCGCCCGGCGGCCTGCAATTCGCTGGAGACCCTGCTGGTGCACCGCGACGTTGCCGAGGCGTTCCTGCCGCGCGCGGCGCAGGCGCTGGGGGAACGTGGCGTGCAGCTGCGTGCCGACGAACGCGCGCAGCCGCTGCTGCCGGGCAGCACGGCCGCCACCGATGAGGATTACGCGGCCGAGTTTCTCGATCTGGTGCTGGCGGTGCGCGTGGTCGACGATCTCGACGCGGCCATCGCGCATATCCGCACCTACACCTCCGACCACACCGAAGTGATCGCTACCGAGGACACGGCCAATGCCGAGCGCTTCGTCAACGCACTGCGCTCGGCGGTGGTGATGGTCAATGCGTCTTCGCGCTTCTCCGATGGCGGCCAGCTGGGGTTGGGCAGCGAAATCGGTATTTCCACCACGCGCCTGCATGCCTATGGGCCGATGGGATTGGAAGCGCTGACGGTCGAACGTTTCGTGGTGCGCGGCGAAGGCCAGACGCGGTAG
- the proB gene encoding glutamate 5-kinase, with protein MTLHATHVASPFPEQALPPWRRAVLKVGSSLLAADGGGLSPRHALGLAQFVSANVLAGREVVIVSSGAVAAGRAILPRADEPGAAMAARQALAALGQAQLIGLWQRFFERPVAQVLLTHDDLRNRRRYLNARATLTELLRLGALPVVNENDTVSVDELKLGDNDNLAATVAALVDADALFIATDIDGLYSADPRTVADARPLHDVPELDDAVLAMAGGAGSRAGTGGMRTKLEAAAKAGRLGIETYLFNGRSGDVVRALAQDRLFGTRIHAARSREAARKHWLRHAPLAEGAILVDAGAAQAMREKGASLLPGGITGADGDFRRGDMVQVCWNAPQGRLCVARGVSQYAADDVRRIAGRHSRDIQAVLGYNYGGTVVHRDDLVLP; from the coding sequence ATGACACTGCACGCCACCCACGTCGCCTCGCCGTTCCCCGAACAAGCGCTGCCGCCGTGGCGGCGTGCCGTGCTCAAGGTCGGCAGCAGCCTGCTGGCCGCCGATGGCGGTGGCCTGTCGCCGCGCCATGCGCTGGGCCTGGCCCAGTTCGTCTCGGCCAATGTGCTGGCCGGCCGCGAGGTGGTCATCGTCTCGTCCGGCGCGGTCGCCGCCGGCCGCGCCATCCTGCCGCGTGCCGATGAGCCCGGTGCGGCGATGGCCGCGCGGCAGGCCCTGGCGGCGCTCGGCCAGGCGCAGCTGATCGGTCTCTGGCAGCGCTTCTTCGAACGCCCGGTGGCGCAGGTACTGTTGACCCATGACGACCTGCGCAACCGCCGCCGTTACCTCAATGCGCGCGCCACGCTGACCGAGCTGCTGCGCCTGGGCGCGTTGCCGGTGGTCAACGAGAACGACACGGTGTCGGTGGACGAACTCAAGCTGGGCGACAACGATAATCTCGCTGCCACCGTGGCCGCGCTGGTCGATGCCGATGCGCTGTTCATCGCCACCGACATCGACGGGCTGTACAGCGCCGACCCGCGCACCGTCGCCGACGCGCGCCCGCTGCACGACGTGCCCGAACTGGATGACGCGGTGCTGGCGATGGCCGGCGGTGCCGGTTCGCGCGCCGGTACCGGCGGCATGCGCACCAAGCTGGAAGCCGCGGCCAAGGCCGGCCGGCTCGGTATCGAAACCTATCTGTTCAACGGCCGCAGCGGCGACGTGGTGCGCGCATTGGCACAGGACCGTCTGTTCGGCACGCGCATCCACGCCGCGCGTAGCCGCGAGGCCGCACGCAAGCACTGGCTGCGTCACGCACCGCTGGCCGAAGGCGCGATCCTGGTCGATGCCGGTGCCGCGCAGGCGATGCGCGAGAAGGGCGCCTCGCTGCTGCCCGGCGGCATCACCGGTGCCGACGGCGATTTCCGCCGCGGCGACATGGTGCAGGTGTGCTGGAACGCGCCACAGGGACGCCTCTGCGTCGCCCGTGGCGTCAGCCAGTACGCCGCCGATGACGTGCGCCGCATCGCCGGCCGCCATTCGCGCGACATCCAGGCCGTGCTCGGCTACAACTACGGCGGTACCGTCGTCCATCGCGACGACCTGGTGCTGCCATGA
- a CDS encoding YciI family protein yields the protein MAGIVYLVLAMRRPDFNAAAVQPHLDFLDALRERGQLQLTGGFSDGTGGAYLLCNVGSLADAQAIVATDPLVTMQASQLTVHEWNTR from the coding sequence ATGGCGGGCATCGTCTATCTGGTGCTGGCGATGCGCCGGCCCGACTTCAACGCCGCCGCCGTGCAGCCGCACCTGGATTTCCTCGATGCGCTGCGCGAGCGCGGCCAGCTGCAGCTGACCGGTGGCTTCAGCGATGGCACCGGCGGCGCCTACCTGCTGTGCAACGTAGGCAGTCTGGCCGACGCCCAGGCCATCGTCGCCACCGATCCGCTGGTGACGATGCAGGCCTCGCAGCTGACCGTGCACGAATGGAACACCCGCTGA
- the argH gene encoding argininosuccinate lyase yields MADLLWQKPGVAVDAQIQTFLAGDDVILDREFFLHDIAASAAHAQGLQHIGILSADELEGLLRELEVLAQDFRAGRFVLDTQYEDGHSAIEARLTERLGDAGRKIHTGRSRNDQILVATRLWLKEKLQRVAQLSAEVAKVALDRAQAEKDLPLPGYTHIQRAVVSSAGMWWAGWAEAFIDNAVRARDTHALVDANPLGTAAGYGVNLPLDREHTTAALGFARMQISPIYAQLSRGKFELAALEALGGATLDLRRIAWDLSLFTSAEFGFVALPAQYTTGSSIMPNKRNPDVIELMRATHASVAAARTEIEQLLSLPSGYHRDLQSSKGAIFHGFGRGLAALELLPALLANLEWRDDKLRAAIDSGMYATDVAVEAAVAGVPFREAYKAAAAGADSAGQGRTPEGSLAARVSPGSAADLRLDELRTRWQALA; encoded by the coding sequence ATGGCAGACCTTCTTTGGCAGAAGCCCGGCGTCGCCGTCGACGCCCAGATCCAGACCTTCCTCGCCGGCGATGACGTGATCCTCGATCGCGAATTCTTCCTGCACGACATCGCCGCCAGCGCCGCGCACGCGCAGGGCCTGCAGCACATCGGCATCCTCAGCGCCGACGAGCTGGAAGGCCTGTTGCGCGAACTGGAGGTGCTGGCGCAGGACTTCCGCGCAGGCCGCTTCGTGCTCGATACGCAGTACGAGGATGGCCACTCGGCCATCGAAGCGCGCCTGACCGAGCGCCTGGGCGATGCCGGCCGCAAGATCCACACCGGCCGCAGCCGCAACGACCAGATCCTGGTCGCCACCCGCCTGTGGCTGAAGGAAAAGCTGCAGCGCGTGGCCCAGCTCAGCGCCGAAGTGGCCAAGGTCGCGCTGGACCGCGCGCAGGCCGAGAAGGACCTGCCGCTTCCCGGCTATACCCATATCCAGCGCGCCGTGGTGTCCTCGGCGGGCATGTGGTGGGCCGGCTGGGCCGAGGCCTTCATCGACAACGCCGTGCGTGCGCGTGATACCCATGCGCTGGTCGACGCCAATCCGCTGGGCACTGCCGCCGGTTACGGCGTGAATCTGCCGCTGGACCGCGAACACACCACCGCTGCGCTGGGCTTTGCGCGCATGCAGATCTCGCCGATCTACGCGCAGCTGTCGCGCGGCAAGTTCGAGCTCGCCGCACTGGAAGCGCTGGGTGGCGCCACCCTCGACCTGCGCCGCATCGCCTGGGATCTTTCGCTGTTCACCAGCGCCGAGTTCGGTTTCGTCGCACTGCCGGCGCAGTACACCACCGGCAGTTCGATCATGCCGAACAAGCGCAACCCGGACGTGATTGAACTGATGCGCGCCACCCACGCCAGCGTCGCTGCCGCACGCACCGAGATCGAGCAGCTGCTGTCGCTGCCGTCGGGTTACCACCGCGACCTGCAGTCGTCCAAGGGCGCCATCTTCCACGGCTTCGGCCGCGGCCTCGCTGCGCTGGAACTGCTGCCGGCGCTGCTGGCAAACCTGGAATGGCGCGACGACAAGCTGCGTGCGGCGATCGATTCGGGCATGTATGCCACCGACGTGGCGGTGGAAGCCGCCGTGGCCGGCGTGCCGTTCCGTGAGGCCTACAAGGCCGCTGCCGCCGGTGCCGACAGTGCAGGGCAGGGCCGCACGCCGGAAGGCAGCCTGGCGGCGCGCGTGTCGCCCGGTTCGGCCGCCGACCTGCGCCTGGATGAGCTGCGCACGCGCTGGCAGGCGCTGGCCTGA
- the argC gene encoding N-acetyl-gamma-glutamyl-phosphate reductase: MNDSTYTLGIVGARGHTGAELIKLVAAHPRLQLAFVSSRELDGKPLADHHPEYTGELHYENLDADAVAAKGVDAVILALPNGLAAPFVAAIQAVRPETVIVDLSADYRFDGQWYYGLPELTRGRYQGQKHISNPGCYATAMQLAIHPLLDLLAGPPQCFGVSGYSGAGTSPSDKNNPELLADNLMPYSLTNHMHEREVSAQLGVPVEFMPHVAPHFRGITLTANLWLNRAQTREQIVERFQQAYAGEPLVEIVDEAPWVSHIAGRHGAQVGGFTLAPGNKRVVVVATLDNLLKGAATQAMQNLNLALGIDELTSIPH; the protein is encoded by the coding sequence ATGAACGATTCGACTTATACCCTGGGCATCGTCGGTGCCCGCGGCCACACCGGCGCCGAGCTGATCAAGCTGGTCGCCGCGCACCCGCGCCTGCAGCTCGCCTTCGTGTCCTCGCGCGAACTGGACGGCAAGCCGCTCGCCGACCATCACCCGGAGTACACCGGTGAGCTGCACTACGAAAACCTGGACGCCGATGCTGTGGCTGCCAAGGGCGTGGACGCGGTGATCCTGGCCCTGCCCAATGGCCTGGCCGCACCGTTCGTGGCCGCCATCCAGGCTGTCAGGCCGGAGACCGTGATCGTCGATCTGTCGGCTGATTACCGCTTCGACGGCCAGTGGTACTACGGCCTGCCGGAACTGACCCGCGGCCGTTACCAGGGCCAGAAGCACATCAGCAACCCGGGCTGCTACGCCACCGCGATGCAGCTGGCGATCCACCCGCTGCTGGACCTGCTGGCGGGCCCGCCGCAGTGCTTCGGCGTCTCCGGTTACTCCGGCGCCGGCACCTCGCCCTCGGACAAGAACAATCCCGAGCTGCTGGCCGACAACCTGATGCCGTATTCGCTGACCAACCACATGCACGAGCGCGAAGTCTCCGCGCAGCTGGGCGTGCCGGTCGAGTTCATGCCGCACGTGGCCCCGCATTTCCGTGGCATCACCCTTACCGCCAACCTGTGGCTGAACCGCGCGCAGACCCGCGAGCAGATCGTCGAGCGCTTCCAGCAGGCCTACGCCGGTGAGCCGCTGGTGGAGATCGTGGACGAAGCGCCGTGGGTCAGCCACATCGCCGGCCGCCATGGCGCGCAGGTCGGTGGCTTCACCCTGGCCCCGGGCAACAAGCGGGTGGTGGTGGTGGCGACCCTGGACAACCTGCTCAAGGGCGCGGCCACCCAGGCCATGCAGAACCTCAACCTCGCGCTGGGCATCGACGAACTGACGTCGATCCCGCACTGA